One Microbacterium keratanolyticum DNA window includes the following coding sequences:
- the argJ gene encoding bifunctional glutamate N-acetyltransferase/amino-acid acetyltransferase ArgJ: MSVTAPQGFEAAGVAAGLKSTGKPDVAVVVNRGPRKVGAAVFTSNRAKANPILWSQQVVADRVVEAVVLNSGGANCFTGEFGFQTTHQTAEKAAELLGISAGDVVVCSTGLIGVGDETFRANVLAGVEAGIAALSADGGQSAAEAIMTTDSVSKTAVVQGDGWTIGGMAKGAGMLAPGLATMLVVITTDADLEASEADALLRRATGVTFDRLDSDGCMSTNDQVTLLANGASGVRPDLDEFAAALTALSQELAQKLQGDAEGASHDITIEVRGAASEDDAVEVGRSVARNNLFKAAIFGNDPNWGRVLAAIGTTRADFDPYNVDVFMNGVRVCTAGGPDRPREEVDLTPRATHLVIDLLVGEATATILTNDLTHDYVHENSAYAS; this comes from the coding sequence GTGAGCGTCACCGCCCCGCAGGGATTCGAAGCGGCGGGAGTCGCCGCAGGCCTCAAGTCGACAGGCAAGCCCGACGTCGCCGTGGTCGTGAACCGGGGCCCCCGCAAGGTCGGCGCCGCGGTGTTCACGAGCAACCGCGCCAAGGCCAACCCGATCCTGTGGTCGCAGCAGGTGGTCGCCGATCGCGTCGTCGAGGCCGTCGTGCTGAACTCCGGGGGAGCGAACTGCTTCACCGGCGAGTTCGGTTTCCAGACCACGCATCAGACGGCGGAGAAGGCCGCGGAGCTGCTGGGCATCAGCGCCGGCGACGTCGTGGTCTGCTCCACCGGGCTGATCGGCGTCGGCGACGAGACGTTCCGCGCCAATGTGCTGGCCGGAGTCGAGGCCGGCATCGCGGCGCTCAGCGCGGACGGTGGGCAGAGCGCCGCCGAGGCCATCATGACGACCGACTCCGTCTCCAAGACGGCAGTCGTCCAGGGCGACGGCTGGACGATCGGCGGCATGGCGAAGGGCGCGGGCATGCTCGCACCGGGACTCGCCACGATGCTCGTCGTGATCACGACCGACGCCGACCTCGAGGCCTCCGAGGCGGATGCGCTGCTGCGTCGCGCGACGGGCGTGACGTTCGATCGCCTCGATTCGGACGGCTGCATGTCGACGAACGACCAGGTCACCCTCCTCGCGAACGGTGCATCGGGTGTCCGTCCCGATCTCGACGAGTTCGCGGCAGCGCTCACCGCGCTGAGCCAGGAGCTGGCACAGAAGCTGCAGGGCGACGCCGAGGGCGCCAGCCATGACATCACGATCGAGGTCCGCGGCGCTGCGAGCGAAGACGATGCGGTCGAGGTCGGCCGCTCCGTCGCTCGCAACAACCTCTTCAAGGCCGCCATCTTCGGCAACGACCCCAACTGGGGCCGGGTGCTCGCCGCGATCGGCACGACCCGTGCCGATTTCGACCCCTACAACGTCGATGTCTTCATGAACGGCGTCCGCGTCTGCACGGCAGGAGGGCCCGATCGCCCGCGCGAGGAGGTCGATCTGACCCCGCGCGCGACGCACCTCGTCATCGACCTGCTGGTCGGCGAGGCCACCGCCACGATCCTCACCAACGACCTCACACACGACTACGTTCACGAGAACAGCGCATACGCCTCATGA
- the argB gene encoding acetylglutamate kinase, producing the protein MTDIQDTPAGVAAEKATTLIESLPWLKKFRDQIVVVKYGGNAMVSDELQDAFAQDIAYLRYVGVQPVVVHGGGPQISNMLDRLAIPSEFKGGYRVTNTEAISVVRMVLTGQVNPQLVGKINSHGPIATGLSGEDAGLFGGRRRGVIVDGEEVDLGRVGDVVQVDPTPVLDHLAAGRIPVVSSIAPDLDNPGQSLNVNADAAAAALAVALGAAKLVILTDVPGLYADWPNRDSLVSHLTSEELTEMLPRLESGMIPKMRACLDAVEQGVDAAAIIDGRVPHSVLVELFTSKGIGTEVVAGKAVK; encoded by the coding sequence ATGACCGACATCCAGGACACTCCCGCCGGAGTCGCCGCCGAGAAGGCGACGACCCTCATCGAGTCGCTGCCGTGGCTGAAGAAGTTCCGCGACCAGATCGTCGTCGTCAAGTACGGCGGTAACGCGATGGTCTCGGACGAGCTTCAGGACGCGTTCGCGCAGGACATCGCCTACCTCCGCTACGTCGGCGTGCAGCCGGTCGTCGTGCACGGCGGCGGCCCGCAGATCTCGAACATGCTGGATCGCCTCGCGATCCCCAGCGAGTTCAAGGGCGGCTACCGCGTCACGAACACCGAGGCCATCAGCGTGGTGCGGATGGTGCTGACCGGACAGGTCAACCCGCAGCTGGTCGGCAAGATCAACTCGCACGGCCCGATCGCGACCGGGCTCAGCGGCGAGGACGCCGGCCTCTTCGGCGGGCGCCGCCGCGGCGTCATCGTCGACGGCGAAGAGGTCGATCTCGGGCGCGTCGGCGACGTCGTGCAGGTCGACCCGACTCCGGTGCTCGATCACCTGGCTGCGGGGCGCATCCCGGTCGTCTCGAGCATCGCCCCCGACCTCGACAACCCCGGACAATCGCTCAATGTGAATGCGGATGCGGCTGCCGCCGCGCTCGCGGTCGCGCTCGGTGCGGCGAAGCTGGTGATCCTGACGGACGTGCCCGGCCTCTACGCGGACTGGCCGAACCGTGACTCGCTCGTGTCGCATCTGACCTCCGAGGAGCTCACCGAGATGCTGCCGCGACTGGAGTCCGGCATGATCCCGAAGATGCGCGCCTGCCTGGACGCTGTCGAGCAGGGCGTCGACGCGGCGGCCATCATCGATGGGCGTGTGCCGCACTCGGTGCTCGTGGAGCTGTTCACCAGCAAGGGAATCGGAACTGAAGTTGTTGCAGGAAAGGCAGTGAAATGA
- a CDS encoding acetylornithine transaminase: protein MSGWQDDAQRDLIKNVGPRMELLTRGEGAHVWDGDGRRYLDFLAGIAVNSLGHAHPVFVEAISRQAATLVHISNYFASPPQLALAARLKRLAGTGEEGRVYFSNSGAEANEAAFKLARLHGGAARPRIIALDNAFHGRTMGSLAMTAKLAMREPFLPMPGGVEHIPATIEALEAAIDDSVAAVIVEPIQGEAGVVELPEGYLAAARALTTKHGALLIIDEIQTGAGRTGAWFGYQHEGIVPDAITLAKGIGGGFPIGAIVTYGAASQLFTPGSHGSTYGGNPLGTAVADAVLGEIENAGLVENAALRGAQVRTVIEEVGSPLVVGVRGRGLLIGVALAAPVAGEIVAAAQRLGLIVNAANPSTVRIAPPLNIGDAEIAEFRTLFAAALAEVEASTPAAAASSTGATTADSGKVPA, encoded by the coding sequence ATGAGCGGTTGGCAGGATGACGCCCAGCGCGACCTGATCAAGAATGTCGGCCCGCGGATGGAACTGCTGACACGCGGTGAAGGTGCTCACGTCTGGGACGGCGACGGACGTCGCTACCTGGACTTCCTCGCCGGCATCGCGGTGAACTCGCTAGGCCACGCGCACCCCGTTTTCGTCGAGGCGATCTCCCGCCAGGCGGCGACGCTGGTGCACATCTCGAACTACTTCGCCTCCCCGCCGCAGCTCGCGCTGGCTGCACGCCTCAAGCGCCTGGCGGGCACGGGTGAGGAAGGGCGCGTCTACTTCTCGAACTCGGGCGCCGAAGCCAACGAGGCCGCCTTCAAGCTGGCCCGCCTGCACGGCGGCGCGGCCCGGCCGCGCATCATCGCGCTCGACAACGCCTTCCACGGTCGCACGATGGGCTCCCTCGCGATGACCGCGAAGCTGGCGATGCGCGAGCCGTTCCTTCCGATGCCCGGGGGCGTCGAGCACATCCCGGCCACGATCGAAGCGCTCGAAGCCGCGATCGATGACAGCGTGGCTGCCGTCATCGTCGAGCCCATTCAGGGCGAGGCGGGCGTCGTCGAGCTGCCTGAGGGGTACCTCGCCGCCGCTCGCGCACTCACCACGAAGCACGGTGCGCTGCTGATCATCGATGAGATCCAGACCGGCGCCGGACGCACCGGTGCCTGGTTCGGCTACCAGCACGAGGGCATCGTGCCCGATGCGATCACCCTGGCGAAGGGCATCGGTGGCGGGTTCCCGATCGGCGCGATCGTGACGTACGGAGCGGCCAGCCAGCTGTTCACCCCGGGAAGCCACGGTTCCACCTATGGGGGCAACCCGCTGGGAACGGCTGTGGCGGATGCTGTCCTCGGAGAGATCGAGAACGCGGGACTCGTGGAGAACGCCGCTCTTCGCGGCGCCCAGGTGCGGACGGTCATCGAAGAGGTCGGTTCTCCACTCGTCGTCGGCGTGCGCGGCCGCGGTCTGCTGATCGGTGTCGCCCTCGCGGCACCGGTCGCCGGTGAGATCGTCGCCGCCGCACAGCGTCTCGGACTGATCGTCAACGCGGCGAACCCGTCGACGGTGCGAATCGCACCGCCACTCAACATCGGCGACGCCGAGATCGCGGAGTTCCGCACACTCTTCGCTGCCGCTCTCGCCGAGGTCGAGGCATCCACGCCCGCAGCAGCAGCATCCTCGACCGGCGCCACGACCGCCGACTCCGGAAAGGTTCCCGCATGA
- the argF gene encoding ornithine carbamoyltransferase — MTRHLLRDDDLTSAEQTEILDLALELKKDRFANKALAGPQTVAVIFDKSSTRTRVSFAVGIADLGGSPLIISTASSQLGGKETPSDTARVLERQVAAIVWRTYAQSGLEEMAAGTRVPVINALSDDFHPCQLLADLLTIREHKGELAGLTLSFFGDGRSNMAHSYVLAGVTAGMHVRVASPVEYAPRADVVAAAQARAAETGGSITLLTDPQEAAVGADVVVTDTWVSMGKEEEKIARLRDLGRYKVTTETMSLADPEAIFIHCLPADRGYEVDTDVIDGPQSVVWDEAENRLHAQKALLVWLLGKQDEK; from the coding sequence ATGACGCGCCATCTCCTTCGCGACGACGATCTGACGTCGGCCGAGCAGACCGAGATCCTCGATCTGGCCCTCGAGCTGAAGAAGGATCGTTTCGCCAACAAGGCCCTCGCAGGTCCGCAGACGGTCGCCGTCATCTTCGACAAGTCCTCGACGCGTACCCGCGTGTCCTTTGCCGTGGGAATCGCGGATCTCGGCGGCTCGCCGCTGATCATCTCGACCGCGAGCAGCCAGCTCGGCGGCAAGGAGACTCCCTCCGACACCGCCCGGGTGCTTGAGCGTCAGGTCGCCGCCATCGTCTGGCGCACCTACGCGCAGTCGGGCCTGGAAGAGATGGCGGCGGGCACGCGCGTCCCCGTGATCAACGCGCTGTCTGACGACTTCCATCCGTGTCAGCTGCTGGCTGATCTGCTCACGATCCGCGAGCACAAGGGCGAGCTCGCCGGCCTCACGCTGTCGTTCTTCGGTGATGGCCGCAGCAACATGGCGCACTCCTATGTGCTGGCCGGCGTGACCGCCGGCATGCACGTGCGGGTCGCATCGCCCGTCGAGTATGCGCCGCGTGCCGACGTCGTAGCCGCCGCGCAGGCACGCGCAGCGGAGACCGGCGGATCCATCACGCTTCTCACCGACCCTCAGGAAGCGGCGGTCGGCGCGGATGTCGTCGTCACCGACACCTGGGTTTCGATGGGCAAGGAAGAAGAGAAGATCGCGCGCCTGCGCGACCTCGGCCGGTACAAGGTCACGACGGAGACGATGAGTCTCGCCGATCCGGAAGCGATCTTCATCCACTGCCTTCCCGCAGACCGCGGCTACGAGGTCGACACGGACGTGATCGACGGACCGCAGAGCGTCGTCTGGGATGAGGCTGAGAACCGTCTGCACGCGCAGAAGGCTCTTCTGGTGTGGCTGCTCGGGAAGCAGGACGAGAAGTGA